A part of Planococcus sp. MB-3u-03 genomic DNA contains:
- a CDS encoding acyltransferase, translated as MKQQAHIFDIHVMRAVGCLMVVLVHVSALYYVQRGEWEDVILFLNQASRFGTPIFAIVSGLLLFLQAKNKGFFFQRFVTSRLQKIVIPFLFWTAFYLFYLWVVFGANPLDAGIKRFLFEVAFGETYSHLYFISIVLQFYLIFPLLQLIKGKAAWIIALVASAIVHIYAMKYMDPTQFDGLLAMIMEQRAFLPKWIFFFVFGGFLAYNWEAAKQWAYKWRIGLFVGVLLILYFAAVEYEWGRYIGSNRVSNIINLPILILFIMAISEKVARNPLLHTLASRLGAMSMGIYLIHPFVINMLQRNLPDEVWTLSLFPLWYVVVMAITVGIIMLVQKLPFGRVILTVPAVKKVKPATENGNKGLTEA; from the coding sequence ATGAAACAGCAAGCACATATTTTTGATATACATGTCATGAGGGCAGTGGGCTGCTTGATGGTCGTGCTCGTCCATGTATCCGCATTGTATTATGTCCAGCGCGGGGAATGGGAGGATGTCATTTTATTCCTCAACCAGGCGAGCCGTTTCGGGACACCGATCTTCGCTATCGTCAGCGGTCTGCTGTTATTTTTGCAAGCAAAAAACAAAGGGTTTTTCTTCCAGCGCTTCGTCACGTCGCGTCTGCAGAAAATCGTCATTCCCTTCCTGTTCTGGACAGCCTTTTACTTGTTTTATTTGTGGGTGGTCTTCGGAGCGAACCCGCTGGACGCAGGAATCAAGCGCTTTTTGTTTGAAGTGGCGTTTGGGGAGACGTATTCCCATCTTTATTTCATTTCCATCGTGCTGCAATTTTATTTGATTTTTCCTTTGCTGCAATTGATCAAGGGCAAGGCGGCTTGGATCATTGCACTGGTTGCATCGGCTATTGTTCATATCTACGCGATGAAGTATATGGACCCGACGCAATTTGATGGGCTGCTTGCCATGATTATGGAACAGCGCGCCTTTTTGCCGAAATGGATCTTCTTCTTCGTCTTTGGCGGGTTTCTTGCTTATAACTGGGAAGCTGCGAAACAATGGGCCTATAAATGGAGAATCGGTTTATTTGTCGGGGTACTGCTGATTCTCTATTTCGCGGCAGTCGAATATGAATGGGGACGTTACATAGGATCCAATCGTGTTTCCAATATCATCAATTTACCGATCCTCATTTTGTTCATTATGGCCATTTCCGAGAAAGTGGCACGAAATCCGCTGCTTCACACGCTTGCCTCAAGGCTTGGCGCAATGTCGATGGGGATCTATTTGATCCACCCGTTCGTCATCAATATGCTGCAGCGCAATTTGCCGGATGAAGTTTGGACGCTTTCCTTATTTCCGCTATGGTATGTAGTGGTCATGGCCATCACGGTCGGAATCATCATGCTCGTCCAGAAATTGCCGTTCGGCCGCGTCATTTTGACGGTGCCTGCTGTCAAGAAGGTTAAACCAGCTACAGAGAACGGGAATAAAGGCTTAACGGAAGCGTAA
- a CDS encoding DUF423 domain-containing protein: MKFFLIAGAVNGLLAVAFGAFGAHMLEGRVADKYLDTWQTAVQYQMFHSIGLIAVAILMSSALIGPLGSLNWAGYLMLAGIVIFSGSLYVLSLTGISVLGAITPIGGVAFIAGWVMLIIAAMKAL; encoded by the coding sequence ATGAAATTTTTCTTGATAGCGGGAGCGGTCAATGGACTGCTGGCCGTCGCATTTGGCGCTTTCGGGGCGCATATGCTCGAAGGCCGCGTAGCGGATAAATATTTGGATACATGGCAGACAGCGGTGCAATACCAAATGTTCCATTCCATCGGCTTGATTGCCGTCGCCATTTTGATGAGCTCCGCGCTCATCGGCCCGCTCGGTTCACTGAACTGGGCTGGGTATTTGATGCTTGCCGGAATCGTGATTTTCTCGGGCAGCTTGTATGTCTTGAGCTTGACGGGCATCAGTGTGCTTGGCGCCATCACGCCAATCGGCGGCGTCGCGTTCATCGCGGGATGGGTTATGCTTATCATCGCCGCCATGAAAGCCTTGTAA
- a CDS encoding YwdI family protein yields the protein MGIETTRILDEIDKHTARARGSEPEKIRESLAAIRALCDLLLEDGMQAPKKPRAMPLQTDPVNRPQSVPAATRLQEEGANGDSLFEF from the coding sequence ATGGGCATCGAAACGACACGCATTTTAGACGAAATCGATAAGCATACAGCCCGCGCGCGAGGGAGCGAACCCGAAAAGATCCGGGAATCCCTTGCCGCAATCCGAGCCTTATGCGACCTGCTTCTCGAAGACGGCATGCAAGCGCCAAAGAAACCGCGCGCCATGCCGCTTCAGACGGACCCGGTGAACCGGCCGCAGTCGGTTCCCGCGGCCACGAGGCTTCAGGAAGAAGGGGCGAACGGCGATTCGCTTTTTGAATTTTAA
- a CDS encoding uracil-DNA glycosylase: MTKQIFSNDWQEILGEEFGKSYYRELREFLKEEYANETIYPVKENIWNAFEHTAYEDVKAVILGQDPYHGPNQAHGLSFSVQPGIAHPPSLRNIFKELEDDIGCEKPVDGTLTKWSDQGVLMLNTVLTVRQGQAHSHQKKGWEQFTDEVIRKLSEREAPVIFILWGKPAQMKKRLIDTERHDIIEAPHPSPLSAHRGFFGSKPFSKVNKLLQSRGEEPIDFCLD; this comes from the coding sequence ATGACCAAGCAAATTTTCAGCAATGACTGGCAGGAAATCTTAGGAGAAGAATTCGGCAAAAGTTATTACAGAGAGTTGAGGGAGTTCTTAAAAGAAGAATATGCCAATGAAACCATATATCCGGTAAAAGAGAATATTTGGAATGCCTTTGAACATACGGCTTATGAAGATGTCAAAGCAGTCATCCTCGGGCAAGACCCCTACCATGGGCCGAATCAAGCGCACGGCTTGAGCTTTTCCGTTCAGCCAGGCATCGCACATCCGCCGAGCCTGCGTAATATCTTCAAAGAACTCGAAGACGACATTGGCTGTGAAAAGCCGGTGGATGGGACTTTGACGAAATGGTCTGACCAAGGGGTGCTCATGCTCAACACCGTCTTGACGGTAAGGCAAGGGCAAGCGCATTCGCACCAGAAAAAAGGATGGGAGCAGTTTACGGATGAAGTTATCCGGAAATTATCGGAACGTGAAGCGCCGGTTATCTTCATTTTATGGGGCAAACCGGCGCAGATGAAAAAACGCCTGATCGATACCGAACGCCACGACATCATCGAAGCCCCGCATCCGAGCCCACTCAGTGCACATCGTGGATTTTTCGGCAGTAAGCCGTTCTCAAAAGTGAACAAGCTGTTACAATCGCGCGGTGAAGAACCGATTGATTTCTGCCTGGACTGA
- the pdxK gene encoding pyridoxine/pyridoxal/pyridoxamine kinase, translated as MTLKKTLTIAGSDTSGGAGIQADLKTFQEHGTYGMNALTVIVTMDPDNHWSHGIHPIALDTLDAQLKTAFSTGIDSLKTGMLPTVDIIEMAGKAIEASGITDVVIDPVMACKGEDEVLFPENVDAMVKYLLPHAKVVTPNLVEAGQLSGLGTLHTVEDLQKAAEKIHSHGAKFVVIKGGKQLKHEKAADLLYDGEKHYLLTAEKTDTTYNHGAGCTFAAAITANLANGQSVKDAVYNAKIFVSTAIAHGWKLNEYVGPVMHGAANKFHKAEVDVVEL; from the coding sequence ATGACACTCAAAAAGACACTCACCATTGCAGGATCCGATACTTCCGGCGGCGCTGGCATCCAGGCCGACTTGAAGACGTTCCAGGAACACGGCACATACGGCATGAATGCTTTAACGGTCATCGTCACGATGGACCCGGACAACCATTGGAGCCATGGTATCCACCCGATCGCGCTTGACACGCTAGATGCCCAGTTGAAAACAGCATTCTCCACTGGGATCGACTCCTTGAAAACCGGCATGTTGCCGACCGTCGATATCATCGAAATGGCTGGTAAGGCCATCGAAGCATCCGGCATTACCGATGTTGTCATCGACCCGGTGATGGCATGTAAAGGCGAAGACGAAGTGCTATTCCCTGAAAATGTCGATGCGATGGTTAAATACTTGCTGCCGCACGCAAAAGTCGTAACACCGAACCTTGTAGAAGCTGGTCAATTGTCAGGACTCGGCACACTTCACACAGTCGAAGACCTGCAAAAAGCGGCGGAAAAAATCCATTCACACGGTGCGAAGTTCGTCGTGATCAAAGGCGGCAAGCAATTGAAACACGAAAAAGCAGCCGACCTTCTCTATGACGGAGAAAAACATTACCTGTTGACGGCTGAGAAAACCGATACGACTTACAACCACGGCGCCGGCTGTACGTTCGCTGCGGCGATTACGGCCAATCTTGCCAACGGCCAATCGGTCAAAGATGCGGTATACAACGCGAAAATCTTTGTTTCTACAGCGATTGCGCACGGCTGGAAGCTGAATGAATACGTTGGCCCCGTCATGCACGGAGCTGCGAATAAATTCCACAAAGCTGAAGTGGACGTTGTAGAACTATAA
- a CDS encoding YojF family protein translates to MELVEVNQLQAAIDSFVGKDVYLHLETTNGSYASHFNEGFFNAGAFIRNVVINFKLGKVVGDSPHRVGLKLPQGWVYAQGITHFEIDEEGRLLLAGHDGTGKLAVALQLSETPFSY, encoded by the coding sequence ATGGAACTAGTAGAAGTCAACCAACTCCAAGCGGCGATCGATTCATTCGTCGGCAAGGACGTCTACCTTCACCTGGAAACGACGAATGGCAGCTACGCCAGCCATTTCAATGAAGGCTTTTTCAACGCTGGGGCATTCATCCGCAACGTCGTCATTAACTTCAAACTGGGGAAAGTCGTCGGCGACAGCCCGCATCGTGTTGGGCTGAAACTTCCGCAAGGCTGGGTATACGCACAAGGCATCACCCATTTTGAAATCGATGAAGAAGGCCGTTTGCTGCTCGCAGGCCATGACGGAACCGGAAAATTGGCGGTGGCGCTGCAACTCAGCGAAACACCGTTCAGCTATTAA
- the bshB2 gene encoding bacillithiol biosynthesis deacetylase BshB2, whose product MTIPKERHVLVIFPHPDDEAFGVSGTITTHIQQGTPVTYACLTLGEMGRNLGNPPFATRESLPAIRKKELLASAEAMGLTDLRMMGLRDKTLEFEDDEKMVRMMEELIEETNPSLIITFYPDFAVHPDHEATARAVVRAVRRMEDRPKLHCVAFANNTLDVLGEPDIVYDIKPVREHKMNSMKAHISQTAWMLEEMEHKLQNGDTETENWLTLERFYTYRWDQDFE is encoded by the coding sequence ATGACCATCCCGAAAGAACGACATGTACTGGTCATCTTCCCCCACCCCGACGACGAAGCGTTCGGAGTGTCGGGAACGATCACGACCCATATCCAACAAGGAACGCCCGTTACATACGCCTGTTTGACACTTGGCGAAATGGGCCGCAATCTCGGCAACCCGCCGTTTGCGACGCGTGAATCTTTGCCTGCCATCCGTAAGAAAGAACTTCTCGCCTCCGCCGAAGCGATGGGCTTGACCGATCTTCGCATGATGGGCTTACGCGACAAGACCCTAGAGTTCGAAGACGATGAAAAAATGGTGCGCATGATGGAAGAGCTTATTGAAGAAACCAATCCTTCCCTGATCATCACGTTCTATCCAGATTTCGCGGTGCACCCTGACCACGAAGCAACGGCGCGCGCCGTAGTTCGTGCCGTTCGCCGCATGGAAGACCGCCCGAAACTCCATTGTGTGGCGTTCGCTAACAATACGCTGGATGTGCTCGGTGAGCCTGATATTGTGTACGATATCAAGCCTGTACGCGAGCATAAGATGAATTCGATGAAAGCCCATATCTCGCAAACTGCGTGGATGCTCGAAGAAATGGAGCACAAGCTGCAAAACGGCGATACCGAAACCGAAAACTGGCTGACCCTTGAACGGTTCTACACTTACCGTTGGGACCAGGATTTCGAATAA
- a CDS encoding YjiH family protein yields MKKFSVSTWLLFLIPSFLGILLFLVPIPTDEGWKVTIAVLADLMAGQIESFVPWVMLVILIIAALGSLAFIAKKENTSDTVPFFEKLFNVNLFWTLTRVVAAVFAFMVLFQVGPEPVWNENTGGLLLSGSGLLSFLFTIFLFAGLFLPLLMNFGLLEFFGTMMVKIMRPLFRLPGRSSIDALASWVGDGTIGVLLTSKQYEDNKYTQREAAIIGTTFSVVSITFAIVVIEEIGLGSYFLPYYGTVILAGLILALIMPRIYPLAQKKTEFMDGSPQESLSEDVPDGQGLASHGLEKALEKANRNRSVANFFSDGMKNVLDMWIGVAPVVMAFGTIALILAEYTSTFVILGAPFEPYLNLLGVPEAAEAAQLMVVGFADMFLPAILGAGIESEMTRFVVATMSVTQLIYMSEVGGLLLGSKIPVNIFDLIIVFLLRTVIALPIVVGVAHLLF; encoded by the coding sequence TTGAAAAAGTTTTCAGTTTCTACTTGGTTATTATTCCTGATTCCGTCTTTCCTGGGGATCCTTTTGTTCCTCGTTCCGATTCCGACAGATGAAGGATGGAAAGTCACGATCGCCGTACTGGCAGATCTTATGGCCGGCCAGATCGAATCGTTCGTCCCTTGGGTAATGCTGGTCATTTTAATCATTGCTGCCCTCGGCTCTTTGGCCTTTATCGCCAAGAAAGAGAACACCTCCGATACCGTTCCATTTTTCGAGAAATTGTTCAACGTCAACCTGTTCTGGACATTGACGCGGGTTGTCGCTGCTGTTTTTGCTTTCATGGTATTATTCCAAGTCGGTCCTGAGCCAGTTTGGAACGAAAATACAGGCGGCTTGCTGTTGTCAGGAAGCGGACTGCTTTCATTCCTATTCACGATCTTCCTTTTTGCCGGCCTGTTCTTGCCGCTTTTGATGAACTTCGGCCTGCTTGAGTTTTTCGGCACCATGATGGTCAAAATCATGCGCCCTCTATTCCGCCTCCCGGGCCGTTCTTCTATTGATGCGCTTGCCTCATGGGTCGGCGATGGCACGATCGGTGTCCTGCTGACGAGCAAGCAATATGAAGACAATAAATACACACAGCGCGAGGCCGCGATTATCGGAACGACCTTCTCTGTCGTCTCGATCACGTTTGCCATCGTTGTTATCGAAGAAATCGGCCTTGGCTCTTATTTCCTTCCATATTACGGTACCGTTATTCTTGCCGGATTGATCTTGGCGCTCATTATGCCGCGCATTTATCCGCTGGCACAGAAAAAAACGGAATTCATGGATGGCTCCCCGCAAGAATCGCTCTCAGAGGATGTACCGGATGGGCAAGGCTTGGCATCACACGGACTTGAAAAAGCACTCGAAAAGGCGAACCGCAACCGCTCTGTTGCTAATTTCTTCTCCGATGGCATGAAGAACGTACTCGATATGTGGATCGGGGTCGCGCCTGTCGTCATGGCGTTTGGTACCATCGCCTTGATTCTTGCGGAATACACCTCAACATTCGTCATTCTCGGCGCACCATTTGAACCTTATTTGAACCTTCTCGGCGTCCCAGAAGCTGCAGAAGCTGCACAATTGATGGTCGTCGGTTTTGCGGATATGTTCCTGCCGGCTATTCTCGGTGCAGGCATCGAGTCCGAAATGACGCGCTTTGTCGTCGCAACCATGTCTGTTACGCAATTGATCTATATGTCTGAAGTCGGGGGCTTGTTGCTCGGCTCCAAAATCCCGGTCAATATTTTCGATTTGATCATTGTCTTCCTTTTGCGCACAGTCATCGCCTTGCCGATCGTTGTCGGCGTGGCACACCTATTGTTCTAA
- a CDS encoding L-threonine 3-dehydrogenase, translating to MKRIMVTGALGQIGSELVGKLRDTYGAENVLATDIRPSDNQDGPFEILDVTDAERMLTLARDFNADTMIHMAALLSATAEEKPLLAWNLNMGGLVNALEAARELDMQFFTPSSIGAFGPSTPKNDTPQDTLQRPTTMYGVNKVAGELLCDYYFTKFGVDTRGLRFPGLISNVAPPGGGTTDYAVDIYYQAIEKGSYTSYIAEGTRMDMMYMPDALQAIIDLMEADADKLVHRNAFNVTAMSFEPEEIAASIRKHIPDFKLSYDVDPTRQAIAASWPDSIDASAAKDEWNFKTEYDLDAMTADMLEKLKQKLQQA from the coding sequence ATGAAACGAATCATGGTGACAGGAGCTTTAGGGCAAATCGGCTCGGAATTAGTAGGCAAATTGCGCGACACATATGGTGCGGAAAATGTATTGGCAACCGATATCCGGCCATCCGACAATCAAGACGGGCCTTTCGAAATCTTGGATGTGACAGACGCAGAACGCATGCTGACTTTAGCGCGTGACTTCAATGCGGATACGATGATCCATATGGCAGCGCTATTGTCTGCGACTGCAGAAGAAAAGCCGCTGCTTGCATGGAACTTGAATATGGGCGGATTGGTCAATGCCCTTGAAGCAGCCCGTGAACTCGATATGCAATTTTTCACGCCGAGCTCGATCGGCGCATTCGGCCCCTCAACGCCGAAAAACGACACTCCGCAAGACACGCTTCAACGCCCGACGACGATGTACGGCGTCAATAAGGTAGCGGGGGAATTGCTTTGCGATTATTACTTCACGAAATTCGGCGTCGATACCCGCGGCCTTCGTTTCCCTGGCTTGATCTCGAACGTTGCGCCTCCAGGCGGCGGAACGACAGACTATGCCGTAGATATCTATTACCAGGCAATCGAAAAAGGCAGCTACACTTCCTATATCGCAGAAGGCACCCGCATGGACATGATGTACATGCCGGATGCGCTTCAGGCGATTATCGACTTGATGGAAGCCGATGCAGATAAGCTCGTGCACCGCAACGCATTCAACGTCACGGCGATGAGCTTTGAACCTGAAGAGATTGCGGCATCGATCCGCAAGCACATCCCGGATTTCAAATTGAGCTATGATGTCGACCCAACGCGCCAGGCGATCGCTGCCAGCTGGCCGGATAGCATCGATGCCAGTGCCGCAAAAGACGAATGGAACTTCAAAACAGAGTACGACTTGGACGCCATGACGGCAGACATGCTGGAGAAACTAAAGCAAAAATTACAGCAAGCATAA